Part of the Cryptosporangium arvum DSM 44712 genome, CGCGAACGATCGTCGGCGAGAACACGCTGTTCTACACCCTCGCCGGCGCGGTGCTCGCCGATCTCGCGCTCGGCGAGCACGTCCGGACCGGCGACGGCCGGGTCGGATCGACGGTCGTGCGGGTGGTCGAGGATCACCCGCCTGCGGACACCATCCTGCGCTCCGCGTGGGACTACGTTGCCGCGAAGCCCCGGGGCGTCCAGACCGTGCTCGCCGCGGTCGGACCGCCGTTACGCAGCCAGGTGCTGGAGCGGCTCGTCCTCCGCGGCGAGCTGCGCCGGGAGACCCGCAAGACGCTCGGCCTGTTCAACCGGAGCGTCCTCGAGGACGGCGGGACCGGCCACCGGGCGCGCCTCCTCGACGACGTACGGCAGGTGCTGGTCGACGGCGCGGAGCCGCAGCCGAGAGTCGCCGCGCTGGCGGCGCTGATCTCGGGGAGCGGGACGCTGCCGCAGTTCGACCCCGAGATTCCGTGGTCAACCCCGGTGATCACCCGAGCCAAGCAGCTCGAGCGAGGGAACTGGGGCGCCGGTGCCGCCGCGGAGGCCGTTACGCGTACCGTCACCGCGACGATCATCAACAGCGTGATCGTCACGGCGACCGCAACTCCCCAGCCGGGCTCGTCCTGAAGCATCGGCGGCGGCGGTCGATTCCTGGATGGACTACCAGGGTCCGATCTACTGACTGCCGGCCGGGGCCGGGGCTTGGACACTGTCGCGCAGGATGACCGCGATGTCGCAGCGGGCCCGGTGCAGCCGGTCGACCTCCGCGGCCAGGTCCGCGTCGACCTGGCGCAGGATCTTCGCCGTGAGGTGCTGGTCCGCGAGCACCTCGGCGATCTGGGAGAGCGAAGCGCCCAACCCCACCAGGCGCCGGATGCACAGAAGTCGGTTGAGGTCCTCGGCGTCGTATTGCTTGTACCCGTTGTACCGACGCTTCGGCTCCGCGAGCAGACCGAGCCGGTGGTAGTACCGGATCGTGTTCACCGTGGTGTCGGCCAGCTCGGCCAGCTCACGGGTACTCCAAGCCACGAAAGCCCCTTCCACCTGCAAAAACTTCGGTTCCGACCCGCTCGAAACGAAGCTAGCCCGCGTACTCGACGGATGCCTGAGTCAAATTGCTGCCATCTAGAGTGTTGGGCGTGAACCCGGCTGGGTCAGGTCTCGTAGGGCGAGCGGCAGAGCTGGACCGTCTGGACTCGCTTCTCGACGAAACGGCACGAAACGGTGCTGCCCTCGTTCTCTCGGGCGAGCCGGGCGTCGGCAAGACGGCGCTGCTGAACGCGGCCGCGGAGCGCGCGGTGGCACGCGGAATCCGCGCGATCCGCGGCGGCGGCGTCGAGTACGAGACGGAGATCAGCTTCGCGGGCCTGCACCAGCTCGTCAGCCCGCTCTTCCCCGAGCTGGAACGGCTGCCGGAGTCGTCGCGTGCGGCGCTGGAGGTCGCGCTCGGCGTCGGAACCGGGCTCGGGCGACCGGAGATGGCCGTCCTGCACGCCGCTCTCGCACTGTTCTGCGAGGCGGCCGCCGCGCAGCCACTGCTCTTGATCGTCGACGACCTGCACGTCCTCGATCGGGCCAGCCGATCGGTGATCAGCTTCGTCGCCCGGCGGGCCGGCGGTCACCGCGTCGGTGTGCTCGCCGCCGTCCGGACCGGTACCGACCAGTCACCGGAACGCATCCGGCTGCCGGAGATGCCCATTCTGCCGCTGGGGGACGCGGCGGCGATCCGGCTGCTGTCGGAGCGGTTCACCCACCTGTCCCGCCGGACGATCGACGGCGTAGCTCATCAGGCGCAGGGGAATCCGCTGGCCCTGCTGGAGTTCGGTGCCCTGGCCGGGGCGCCGGGGTCGCCCCGCGGTGACCACGCCCGCACCGGTACCGGTCCGGCGGAGGAGGTACGGGCGCTGTATGCCGCGCGCGTCGCCCGGCTACCCCCGACCACCCGTGAGCTGCTGCTGCTCACCGCCCTGGAAGGGACCGGGGAGCTCAGCGTCCTGGCCGCGGCCGGCGGAGCCCTCGACGCGCTCGACACCGCCGAGCGGGACCACCTGATTCGCGCCGCGCCGGACGGGCGCACGGTGCGCTTCCAACACCCGCTGGTCCGATCGGCCGTCGTCGAGCAGGCGACGCTCGAACAGCGTCGGAGTGCCCATCGACGGCTGGCCGAGGCGCTGGCCGATCAGCTCGAGCGCCGGTCCGATCACCTCTGGATGTCCGCTACGGGTCTCGACGAGTCGGTCGCGCAGATCATCGAGGCGGGGGCCCGGCAGAGCCTGCGCCGAGGCGACGCACTGGGGGCACTGTCCCGGTTCCGGCGGGCCGCGGCCCTGAGCCCGGATCGGGAGGTCGGGCGCCGCCGTCTCGCCCAGGCCGCGTACGTCGGGGCGTACATCGCCGGTCACCTCGAGCTCTCCCATCAGCTCATGCGGGAGCTGGACGACCAGCCGGACGTCAGCCGATCGCTGTCGGAGGCCGCCGCGGCCGGATACCTCTACCTGATGACCGACGGCGATGCCGCCACCGCCCACCGGCTGCTGGTCGAGGCAATCGGATCCCCCGTTCCGAACGATGCCGACCTCTCGCCGGCCCTCTTCACGCTGATGTTGACCTGTTCCTACGCGGCGCGAGCGGACTACTGGACGCCGGTGCGGGATCTGGTCGCGACGCTTCCCGCCGGGTCCGCGACCTCGCCGGCGTCGCTGGTGCGGATCCTGGAGAACCCCGGTGCGGTTCCGGACGAGCTCCTCCGGGACCTCGACGAGCAGCTGGCCCGGCTCGACGAGGTGACCGACGCCGATGTCCTCACCCGGACCGCGCTGGCCGCGTTCTACCTCGATCGCCTCGCCCGCTGCAGCGCGCCGCTGGCCCAGGCGGTCCGGGACGCGCGTGACAGCGGAACGATAGGCGGAGGACTCCCCGCGCTGGTCCTGAGCGCGTGGGACGACCTGTACGCCGGTCGGTGGAGCCAGGCCCTCGTATCCGCCGGTGAGATCGTCACGTTCGGGGAGAGCACTGGTTATCGCTTCTACAGTCAGGCGGGGCGCTACGTCACAGCGCTCGTCGCGGCCCATCGCGGTGATTCCGACGAGTGCGCGGCCCAGTGCCAGGTGCTGTTCGAGTGGGCCGGGAGCCGCGGCCTCGAACGCCTCGCGCACTGGGCCCACCTGGCACAGGCCCGGGCGGCGCTCGGCTCGTCGGACTTCGAGGCGGCCTTCGGCCACGCGTCGGCGATCACCGCACCCGGCGAGCTGCCACCGTTCGTTCTCGAAGCGCTCTCGACTGCGTTCGACCTGGTGGAGGCGGCGCTCTACTCCGGACGCAGCGACCAGGCGCTCGCGCACGCGGCGGCGGTACGGAGTGCTTCGCTCAGCCGGGTCTCGCCCCGGTTCGCGCTCGTGACCGCGGCGGTCACCGCGATGACGTCGGACCCGTCCCAGCTGGCCCGGCACTTCGACGAGGCGCTCGCGCTGCCGGGCGTCGAGCAGTGGCCGTTCGAGCTCGCACGGACGCAGCTGGTCTACGGTGAACAGCTGCGCCGCCAGGGGCTCCGAGTCGAGCCCCGGGTTCACCTCGCCGCGGCGAGGGAGCGCTTCGAGCAGCTCGGCGCGGTGTCCTGGGCGGCGCGGGCCACTGCCGAACTGCGTGCCAGCGGGGCGACGCGCACGGCCGGGTCCCGGGTCGGGGATGCGCTCACCCCGCAGGAGCTCGGCGTCGCGGAGCTCGCCGCCGCGGGACTGTCCACGAAGGAGATCGCCGCCCGCTTGGTGCTCTCGCCGCGCACGGTGTCCGCACACCTGTACCGGGCGTTCCCCAAGCTCGGCATCACGTCACGGGCTGCGTTGCGCGACGCGCTCAACGAGCGGGCGGGCGGCCGCGACACGGATCACCAGAGCGAGGGCGCCACCGGCTCGGACGGCCAGGCCGATCGGCAGGAGGCGGGCGCCGAGCCGGCCGTAGATCCGCGAGCTGACCGACGAGGCCGCGATCCGGGCCAGCGCGCCCGGGATGAGGACCGCCGCGACGGTCAGCGGGCTCCAGCGCAGCCCTTGCAGCAGGGAGATCGTCAACACGGTCGAGTGCGCGATCAGGCCTCCGAACCACAGTGATGCCACCAGGTTCCCGGCCGCGAATCCCCGGGAGGTCATCAGCGCGGGCACGAACAGGGGCATGCGGCCACGGGCGGCGTACCGGTACTCCCAGACGCCGGTCGCCGCGACCAGCAGGCCGCAGATCCCGAGAATGCTCCGGAGCCGATCGCCGTCGATACCCGGGTCGATCACCGGCAGGGTCACCAGCAGCACGAACGCGCCGACCAGGACGATCGCCGGCAGATCGAGGTCCATCCGGCCCGCCTCGCGCGTCCGGACCGGGATGAAGCGGAGCGTGAGCAGCGCGGTCGCGAGGACGAACGGCAGGCTCAGGGCCAGCACCGCCCGCCAGGCCAGTGCGTCGGGCACCACGGCCAGTAGCAGCCCGGCGGCGAGCGGCCCCACGACCGCGGCGGCCGCCCCGGCGGCGGAGTAGGCGGCCAGTGCCCGGACCCGCCGCAGGCCTCTGAAGTGGTCCTGGATGATGCCCAGCACCTGAGCGCTGATCAGCCCGGCGCCCAGCCCCTGCACGGCGCGTGCCGTGGCCGCCGACCAGTCAATACACGGACAGGAACCACTGCGCCCCGCCGGTCGGTGCACCCAGTTCGGTGGCGAGCGAGGGAACCGCGTAGTTGACGACGCCCTGATCCATCAGCGTCGCGAACCCGGCGCCGGCGCAGCAGGCGAGCACACCGAGCTCCGTGCGTCGCATCGACCCCGACAGCCCCTACGGCCGGGGAAGGTCGAGGTGCTCGCGGAGTGTGGTGCCCGTGTACTCGGTGCGGTAGATACCTCGATCCTGGAGGGCGGGCACCAGCCTGTCGACGATCTCGTCGATCGTGCCGGGGATGAGCTGCGGGATCAGGTTGAAGCCGTCGACGACGCCGTCGCCCACGAAGCGGGCCCACTCGTCGGCGACCTGGCCGGGCGTCCCGACGAAGCCCTCGTGCCGCGGGGTGACCTCGGCGACCAGGTCGCGGATGGAGAAGCCACCTGCTTCGGCCAGCACCCTCCACTGGGCGATCCGGTCGAGCTTGCCGGTCCGCCACTCGATCGGGAGCGTGCCGCGGGAGGGGTCCAACTCGCCGTCGGTGGGCTCGATGTCCGGGAGCGGGCCGTCCGGGTCGTAGTCCGAGAGGTCCTTGCCCCAGAACTGTTCGAGGAACGCGATGGCCCGCGGGCCGGTGGTCTGCTCCCGGCGGATCCACTGGGCCCGGTCGGTGGCCTCGGCCGGGGTGTCACCGAGCACCACCGAGGTTCCCGGCAGGATCCGTAACGAGTCCGGTGCGCGGCCGTATGCGGCCAGCCGGGCCCGGAGATCGTCGGCGTACGCAGCGGCCTCGTCGTAGGTGCTGTGCGCGGAGAAGACGACGTCAGCGTGGCGGGCGGCCAGGTCGCGGCCGCCCGGGGAGTCGCCGGCCTGGAAGATCACCGGACGGCTCTGTGGACTCTTCGGCGTCGTTGCGGCGGCTCGGAGGGTCACGAGATCCGTGGCGCGCTCCACGGTGTCCGGACCCGACCAGAGGGCCTTCGCCGCGTCGACGAACTGGGCGGCCCGCTCGTAGCGCCGCTCGTGGGGCAGCCAGCCGCCGTGCCGGAAGTTCTCCCCGGTCCAGGCGTTGTCGGTGGTCACGACGTTCCACCCGGCCCGGCCGCCGGAGATCAGATCGAGCGACGCCAGACGCCGGGCCAGGTCGGCCGGGTAGTTGTAGGTCGCGTTCTGAGTGGCGACCAGGCCGATCCGCTCGGTGACCCCGGCCAGCACGGCCAGTTGGGTGATCGCGTCCGGACGGCCGGCGACGTCCAGGGAGTGGACCCGGCCCCGGTTCTCTCGGACGCGCAGCCCTTCACCGAGGAAGAAGGCGTCGAACAGGCCGCGTTCGAGGGTCCGGGCGACGTGGACGAACGTGTCGATCTCGGTGTGCGGGGCGTGCGTGGGGTCGGTCCAGAGCAGCTGCGGGCCGACACCGGTGTAGAAGACGCCCAAGTGCAGAGTCCTGCTCACGACGCGGTTACCTCTCGGGAGCTGGTGGCGAAGCGGTTGATCGGGCGGGGGAGGCGCAGCGTCTCGCGCAGGGTGGCGCCTCTCAGCGGTCCGAGACCGTTCAGCTGCTCGACGAGTCCCGGCAGATCGACGTCGAGGACGGCCGGATGCAGGCGGACGCCGTCGACGTGTTCGGCGAGCCGGCGCAAGAGGTCACGGAGGGCCTCGGGTGAGCCGACGTGCCGGAGGCGGGTCGGCGGACCCCACGGCGTGCGGGCGTCCAGGGCTTCGAGACGCGTCTGCGCCGATTCGTCGGTGCCCAGGAGGACGTCGAGCTCGGCGAAGACCCGGGGTGCCCCGTCCCGCCGGGCCCGGGACACCTGACGTTCGAGGTCGATCCCGTCGACGAGGGCGATGTCCAGCTGCCCGGTGACGCCCAGGGTGTCGGCACCGAGGACGACGACCTGGCCCTGCGGGGGTCGCGGGGTGATCAGCGGCCCGATCACCGAGAACGTGTCGCCGACGAAGTTGATGTGGTGGACACGGTCGGGATCGAGGAACTGGCCGGTGGCGACGTCCTTGATGATCGCGTCGTCCTCCCAGGAGTCCCAGAGTTGCCGCCCCACCTCGATGACGTCGCGGACCTCCTCACGGAGGGCCTCCACGGCGAGCGGTTCACGGCCGACGGTGGCCAGGGCGGCGGCCGAGTTCTGCGCGCTCACGAGCCAGGCCGCCCGTCCGTGAGTGGCGATGTCGAGGCTGGCCAGCTGCGTGGCGAGGTGGAACGGCTCGGTGGTCGTGACGTGCAGGGCCGGGGCCAGACCGATCGTCTGGGTGCGGAGGGCCAGATATGCGGCACGCACCCCCGCCTCGATTCCGCCGCCGGAAGGCTGGGCCGAATCGTCCAGCGTCACGAGGGCGAACCCGGCGTCGTCGGCGAGACGCGCGACCCGGGTCAGTTCGTCCGGATCGAAGGCGGCGCCGGGCGGCCCCGCAGCCGCCGGATGGGCACCCGGTCCGCTGATTTCCACCGCCAGATGCGGATACGCCATCGTGCGTCCTCCTAGGAAGGTTCGCGCAGCAGCGGCAGGAGCTGGTCGCCCTGCCGCTTGATCTCCGGCAGATAGGGGGTGTCGGAGAGCAGGAAATGGGTGATGCCGAGCTCCCGGTAGCGGCGCAGCGACGTCGCCACGTCCTGCGCGGAGCCGACCAGCCACGTCGTCGCCGCGCCCGCGGCTCCGAACCGGCCCGGAGCGGTGTAGAGGTTGTCGTCGAGCACGTCCCCGCGCTCGGCGAGACCCAGCAGGCGCTGCTGACCGACGGCGGTCCGCCAGTCCGCGTCGCGGGCGATCGTGCCTTCGGCCATCTTCGCCACCCGGGCCTGTGCGTCGATCCAGGCCTGCTCGGTGGTGTCGCGGACGAGCGTGGTGACCCGGAGGCCGAACTCCAGCGGAGCATGCTCGCGCCCCAGTGCGTCGCTCAGGCGCTTGAGCCGTTCGATCCGCTCGCGGACGTCGTCCAGCGGCTCGCCCCAGAAGAGCTGGACGTCGGCCTCGGTGGCCGCCACCTTCTCCGCCGCCGCGGAGGCGCCACCGAAGTAGAGCCGCGGATGGCGGCGCCCGGGCCGGACGACGGGTCGCTGGGCGATCGTGGAGTCGGTGACGTGGAAGTGCTCACCGCGGAACGTGACGTGCTCCCGCGTCCACAATTGCCGCACGAGCCGCAGAAACTCTTCGGTGCGGGCGTAGCGCTGGGCCTGGTCGCCCTCGCTGTCGCCGTAGGCGGCCAGGTTGTCCTGGCCCGAGACGACGTTGATCAGCACCCGGCCCGCGCTGAGCTGGTCGAGGGTGGTGACCGCGGCGGCGAAGTGCGCCGGGTGCCAGTAGCCCGGCCGGGCCGCGATCAGGGGCTGGAAGGTCGTCGTGCGGGCGGCCAGCGCCGTGGCGACGGTGAAGGTGTCCGGGCGGTTCCAACCGGCCCCGAGCAGCGCCCCGCCCCAGCCGTGCTCCTCGATCGCCAGGGCCTGCTGGGTCAGCGCCGGCAAACCGTTGTGGTCTTCGACGACGTCGTCCCCGCGGTGGCCGGCCCGCACCTGGTTGGGGACGTACCAGAGGAACTCGCTCATGACGCCACGGAGTTCCACTCCTTGGCCAGCAGCTCGTACGAGCGCACCCGGTCCGCGTGGTCGTGGGTGATCGTGGTGACGACCAGTTCGTCGGCGTCCGTGGCCTCCTGCAGTTCGAGCAGGCGCCGCGCGACGGTGTCGGGGGCGCCGACGAACTGCGTCTCGAGCCGGTCGGCGACCAGTTCCCGGTCCTCCTCGGTCCAGGGGAACGCGGCGGCCTCGGCGGGCGTCGGGAAAGCGATGGCCCCGGCGGCCGTGCGGATGCTGCGGACCCACGGGGCGTATCCGGCGGCCAGCTCCCGGGCGGTGGCGTCGTCGTCGGCCACGACCACGTCGGCCGAGACGCTGACGTAGGGCGCGTCGAGATACTCCGACGGCCGGAAGGCGGCCCGGTAGGCGGCCACGGCTTCGAGCACTCCGGCCGGAGCGACGTGGTAGTTCGCCGCGAATCGGAGTCCGCGCTCGCCGGCCACCGTGGCACTCTGTCCGCCGCTGCTGCCCAGGATCCAGAGCTCGACGTCCGCGCCCTCGCCGGGGCTGGCGTGCCCTTCGACGCCTTCGTACTGGTAGGTGCCGTGCAGCAGCGCGAGCAGGTCGTCGATCTGCTCCCCGTAGTCCGGCGGTTGCGCACCGGGCAGCTGCAGCAGACGCTGGTGCAGCGCGATCCGGGGTGAACCGAGCAGCCGGGCGAAGGAGAACGGCTTCGGCACGACCAGCCCGTTGCTCGGCCGGGCGGGCGCGGGCGTCGCCTGCGTGCTGGGCGGACGCCCGCTCGACCGGCCGAGTCCCAGGTCGATGCGCCCGGGATGCAGCGCGTCGACCAGGCCGACCTCCTCCACGACCGACAACGCGGTGCGGTGACCGAGCTGGAACCCGGCCGAGCCGAGCCGGATGCGTGAGGTCGCCGCCGCGGCCAGCGCGATCAGGACGGACGGGGACGAGCCCAGGACGCCGGGATTGAGGTGGTGTTCGGCGAACCAGTACCGGCGGTAGCCGAACTCCTCCGTCCGGCGGGCCAGATCGACGGCGTTGCGGACGGCGTCTGCGGTGGTGGAGCCGGAGCTGACCGGGACCAGGTCGAGCACGGAGAGCGGGACGCGGGTCATGAGTCTCCTTCGCTGCCGCTCGGCGGACGCCAGCCGAGCTCCGGTGCCAGATGCATCCGGACGTCGTGGAGGATCTGCAGGTAGTCCTCGTGTTCGAACTCGTAGGGCAGCTCGATTTGGAAGTCGCTGACCTGCGCCAGGACCGGATCGGCGGAGAGCTGTTCGAGGATCTGCTCGGTCGGGCCGACCAGGTCGCGGAAGAAGAGGATCCGCTTCGGACCGTTCGGGGCCAGCGTCCGTTCGTAGCGGCTCTCGGCATACGCGAGATACCGCTTCCGGGTGGTGAAGTCGTCGGTGCCCTCGCCGGTGATGACGTGGCCGGGGCTGTAGGGCTGGACGCGCGGCCGCTGGATGTTGCCGGGGGAGTGGATCACCGTGCTCTCGTCGCCGATGAAGTCGCCGCGCAGGTTGTCGACGAGCCGGCTCACCCGGTTGTGGGACAGGTCGTACGTGCGCCAGTCGCCGTCGAAGGCCAGATGCCCGATCAGCTCGGCGTGCGGCGGTGTCCCGGCGCTGAAGCCGACGCCGTGTTCGAGGTGGCGCTGGCGGATCCAGGCGCCGTCGAAGCCGAGCTGCTCGCCGTACTCGAATTGACGGAGCGTGTTCTCCAGACCCAGATACGGGTCGTCGTCAGGATAGTTACCCGGCGTGAGGAACGCGAGCGACTGGATGGTGGTCATCGGCGCTCCTTCGTGCGTCAGGCTTCGACGTTAGTGATGAACCGGCAGCCTAGTCAATTCCTATCTAAAAAGTAGGGAAACCTGCCCGCGGAGGCATTGACAGGATATCCGATCTGCTTACTATGAATTGAACGAGCGGTTTGCCGCCGTCGCCGCTACTCCGCATTGGACGGTGTTGTGAGGTTCCTTGCCATCACGTTGATCGTGCATGCCCCGCACCCGGTGAGCGGCGTGCAGAAGTCCACCAACGACCGTTTCCGCGAGGTCGTCCAGAACGCACTGCTGGCCGAGGAACTCGGGTTCGACGGCTTCGGCGTCGGCGAGCGTCACGAGCGGCCGTTCATCTCCTCCTCGCCGCCCGTCGTGCTCAGCCACCTGGCCTCGTTGACCCGCGAGATCCGGCTGTTCACCGCCGTCACCACGCTCAGCCTGCTCGATCCGGTCCGCGCCGCCGAGGACTACGCAACGCTCGACCACCTCTCCGGTGGTCGGCTCGAGCTGATCATCGGCAAGGGCAACGGCGCGGCGCAGCGGGAGCTGTTCCACGTCACGCCCGAGGACCAGTGGGAGCGCAACGCCGAGAGCTACGAGCTCTTCCGCGACATCTGGCGCGACGGCAGGGTGACCGCCACGCCGAAGTTCCGCCCTGCGCTCCAGGACGCCGAGGTGTGGCCGCGCCCGTTACAGCAGCCGATACGGGTCTGGCACGGCAGCGCCACCAGCAAGGAGTCGGTCGACGTCGCAGCCCGCTACGGTGACCCGCTGTTCTCCGCGAACGTCACCAATCCGATCGAGCCGTACGCCGAGCTGGTGCGCTACTACCGCGAGCGGTGGGAGCACCACGGCCACGACCCGGCGTCCGCCGTGGTGGGGGCGGGTACGGCCGGGTACTACGCGGCCCCCAACTCGCAGGACGCCATCGAGGCCTACCGCCCGGTGTTCGAAGGTCAGCGCGCCTTCCAGAAGCGGCTCGGGCTCGAACCCGTCTTCGCGACGCTGGAGGACTTCGTCGAACGCAGCTCGGCGCTGATCGGCAGCCCGCAGCAGATCGTCGACAAGGTCCACCGCTATCACGACGCCTTCGGCCACACCGTGATGCACCTGCACGCCGACGCCGGCGGCCTCACCGACGTCCAGCACCGGGACTCCCTCGAACTGTTCCAGTCCGACATCGCCCCGGTGCTCCGCAAGGAGATCCCCGATCCGCCCTGGGGCTGGGGTAGCCCCACCCCCGATGAGAAAGCAGCTCAGTGAACAGACGTGTGCCCGCATCAGCCGTGGCAGTGACCGCTGCGCTCGCGCTCGCCGCATGCGGTGGGAGTCCCGGAGGTTCCGGGTCGTCCGGCACCCCGCAATCGGGCGGCACGCTCACCTTCGCCGTCGGATCCGACCAGGGCTGCGTCGACCCGCAGCAGGTCGGCAGCAACGACAGCATCTACTCGCTGCGCCAGACGGTCGACTCGCTGACCGACCAGGACCCGCGGACCGGCCGGATCGTGCCTTGGCTCGCGGAGAAGTGGGAGGTCAGCCCGGACGCGAAGACCTTCACTTTCCACCTGAAGCCCGGTGCCACCTTCAGCGACGGCACGCCGGTGAACGCCGCCGCGGTGAAGGCCGACTTCGACGCCGTCCCCACGCTCGGCGTGAAGGCCCAGCTGGCGATCGGCTACCTCAGCGGTCTCGACGAGACGAAGGTCGTCGACGAGCACACGGTCGAGGTGTCGTTCAAGCAGCCGAACGCGCAGTTCCTGCAGGCGACCTCGACGTTCTCGCTCGGCATCGTGTCGCCGGCCAGCGCCGCGAAGACCCCCGACCAGCGGTGCACCGACGGCATCATCGGCTCCGGACCGTTCGTCCTGGACAAGTACGTCGCGAACCAGTCGATCACCCTCTCCAAGCGCAAGGGCTACGACTGGGGCTCGTCGCTGTGGACGAAGAAGGGCGAGGCCTACCTCGACAAGCTGGTGTTCAAGGTGGTGCCGGAAGCCGGCGTCCGGACGGGCAGCCTCCAGTCCGGCCAGGTCGACGCGATCGGCAGCGTCGGGCTGGCCGACGAGAGCGCGCTGAAGGCCGGCGGTGTCGAGCTGAAGGCACGCGCGAACCCCGGCCTGGTCTTCGGGCTGACCTTCAACAACTCACGGCCGATCGCGCAGGACAAGGCGGTCCGGCAGGCGATCGTCGCGGCGATCGACCGCCAGCAGATCGTCGAGACGGTGTTCCCCACCGGTAGCAAGCCGGCGACCAGCGTCCTGGCCGGCACCACGCCGTTCTACACGAATCTCGGTTCCAAGCTCGCCTTCGACGCGAGCAAGGCCAAGTCGCTGCTGGACGGCGCCGGCTGGAAGCCGGGCGCCGACGGCATCCGGGCCAAGAACGGCACCCGGTTGAGCCTCACCGTGACCTGGGCGGCCAACGCGGGCACCAACCAGCCCACGCTCGAGCTGCTCCAGCAGCAGCTCAAGGCCGTCGGTGTCGAGCTCGAACTGAAGGAGATCCAGATCGCGACGTTCCCGCAGGTCCTCTCCTCGGGCAGCTTCGACGTCTTCTGGGGCAACGCCACCCGGGCCGACCCGGACATCCTGCGCAGCAGCTTCTCGACCAAGCTGGCCAACTTCTACAAGGTGCCGCCGAGCGAACTGGACGACGCCCTGGCTGGTGCGGCGGCCACCGTCGACGCCGCGAAGCGCCAGACCCTGGTGACGCAAGCCCAGAACCTGCTCGTCGACAACGCCTACACCGTCCCGGTGGTCGAGCTCACCACCGAGCTGGGCGTCGGCAAGAACGTGCACGATCTCAACTTCGAGGCCTCCAGCCGGATCCAGCTGCACGACACCTGGAAGGGCTGACCGGTGCGCCGCTACGTGCTGCGCCGGCTCGGCCAGGCCGCCGTCGTGCTACTGGCCGCCTACACGGTGTCGTTCCTGATCCTGGATCTCCTCCCCGGCGATCCGGTCTC contains:
- a CDS encoding ABC transporter substrate-binding protein codes for the protein MAVTAALALAACGGSPGGSGSSGTPQSGGTLTFAVGSDQGCVDPQQVGSNDSIYSLRQTVDSLTDQDPRTGRIVPWLAEKWEVSPDAKTFTFHLKPGATFSDGTPVNAAAVKADFDAVPTLGVKAQLAIGYLSGLDETKVVDEHTVEVSFKQPNAQFLQATSTFSLGIVSPASAAKTPDQRCTDGIIGSGPFVLDKYVANQSITLSKRKGYDWGSSLWTKKGEAYLDKLVFKVVPEAGVRTGSLQSGQVDAIGSVGLADESALKAGGVELKARANPGLVFGLTFNNSRPIAQDKAVRQAIVAAIDRQQIVETVFPTGSKPATSVLAGTTPFYTNLGSKLAFDASKAKSLLDGAGWKPGADGIRAKNGTRLSLTVTWAANAGTNQPTLELLQQQLKAVGVELELKEIQIATFPQVLSSGSFDVFWGNATRADPDILRSSFSTKLANFYKVPPSELDDALAGAAATVDAAKRQTLVTQAQNLLVDNAYTVPVVELTTELGVGKNVHDLNFEASSRIQLHDTWKG
- a CDS encoding LLM class flavin-dependent oxidoreductase; translated protein: MRFLAITLIVHAPHPVSGVQKSTNDRFREVVQNALLAEELGFDGFGVGERHERPFISSSPPVVLSHLASLTREIRLFTAVTTLSLLDPVRAAEDYATLDHLSGGRLELIIGKGNGAAQRELFHVTPEDQWERNAESYELFRDIWRDGRVTATPKFRPALQDAEVWPRPLQQPIRVWHGSATSKESVDVAARYGDPLFSANVTNPIEPYAELVRYYRERWEHHGHDPASAVVGAGTAGYYAAPNSQDAIEAYRPVFEGQRAFQKRLGLEPVFATLEDFVERSSALIGSPQQIVDKVHRYHDAFGHTVMHLHADAGGLTDVQHRDSLELFQSDIAPVLRKEIPDPPWGWGSPTPDEKAAQ